Proteins encoded within one genomic window of Mya arenaria isolate MELC-2E11 chromosome 13, ASM2691426v1:
- the LOC128214981 gene encoding uncharacterized protein LOC128214981 isoform X1 translates to MSLRLKKSWIKMTKSSAADDTGEDKTQAKVNDIERSSDEGSGSVDQAIICKAEDEVACEITGCVVLNSKSIVVADRWNTSLKLLSTDASKPEVISCLKLECTPFDLTLTLGDKIAVTVPEEKKIVFASIQKEELSLCDAPGKEKKDGLYLHYKCYGINYSEQKLYVVIQKDDSEENYQLLILNVADGSTLKSFPMQQYRGLRYLAICHDKIYMTSDSGTLRFKKRTEDIKIVEKNRFSHGIIVVDGDIIVCNKSRNSVHTVSRSKFAYFAGRRELLEIPKPLALCYCPDKKRLFVSQSRESGGRANVLTVCQMK, encoded by the exons ATGAGTCTTAGGTTGAAAAAGAGTTGGATAAAAATGACGAAGTCCAGCGCTGCTGATGACACTGGTGAAGATAAAACCCAAGCAAAGGTAAAT GATATTGAGCGATCTTCTGATGAAGGTTCAGGCTCCGTTGATCAGGCAATTATTTGCAAGGCAGAGGACGAAGTAGCGTGTGAAATTACCGGATGCGTTGTTTTGAATTCCAAAAGCATTGTTGTAGCCGACCGCTGGAACACGTCATTGAAACTATTGAGCACAGACGCTTCCAAGCCCGAAGTTATAAGCTGCTTGAAGCTAGAATGTACCCCGTTTGACTTGACACTGACCCTTGGGGACAAGATCGCAGTAACAGTTCCAGAGGAGAAGAAGATAGTGTTTGCGTCTATTCAGAAGGAAGAGCTTTCTCTTTGTGATGCGCCTGGAAAGGAGAAGAAAGATGGATTATATTTGCATTACAAGTGCTATGGGATAAACTACAGCGAACAAAAGCTATACGTTGTTATACAAAAGGATGATAGCGAAGAAAATTATCAACTTTTGATCTTGAATGTAGCTGATGGCTCCACTTTGAAATCATTTCCCATGCAGCAGTATCGGGGGCTACGGTACTTGGCCATTTGTCATGATAAAATCTATATGACATCTGACTCGGGCACTTTGCGATTTAAGAAGCGGACAGAAGATATAAAGATTGTTGAAAAGAATAGATTTTCGCACGGCATCATCGTAGTCGATGGGGACATCATTGTCTGCAATAAGTCCAGGAACAGTGTTCACACGGTTTCCCGAAGTAAATTCGCTTACTTCGCTGGTAGAAGGGAACTCCTTGAGATTCCGAAGCCCCTGGCACTTTGTTACTGTCCGGACAAAAAGAGACTGTTTGTTTCCCAGTCAAGAGAGAGTGGGGGTAGAGCAAACGTGTTGACTGTTTGTCAGATGAAGTAG
- the LOC128212772 gene encoding uncharacterized protein LOC128212772: protein MLKFSAAEDTSEDKSSAKDIERSSDDASRSADHAIICQAPGEGACEITGCVVLNPKIIVVADRWNMSLKVLSTDASNPEVISCLKLECSPFDLTLTPGNKIAVTVPEERKIVFASIQKEELSLCKTPGKEKKDGFNLHYMCYGINYSEQKLYVVIQKDDSEENYQLLILKVADGSTLKSLPMQQYRGLRYLAICHDKIYMTSDSGTLRFKKRTEDIKIVEKDRFSYGIIEVDGDIIVCNKSRNSIHTVSRSSKLAYFSGRRELLAIPKPLALCYCPDTKRLFVSQSRECGGRANVLTVRQMK, encoded by the exons atgttaaaattcagCGCTGCTGAAGACACCAGCGAAGACAAATCTTCAGCAAAG GATATTGAGCGTTCATCTGATGACGCTTCACGGTCTGCTGATCACGCAATTATTTGCCAGGCACCAGGCGAAGGTGCGTGTGAAATTACCGGGTGCGTTGTTTTGAATCCCAAAATCATTGTTGTAGCAGACCGCTGGAACATGTCATTGAAAGTATTGAGCACAGACGCTTCCAATCCAGAAGTTATAAGCTGCCTGAAACTGGAATGCAGCCCCTTTGACTTGACCCTGACCCCTGGCAACAAGATCGCAGTAACAGTTCCAGAGGAGAGGAAGATAGTGTTTGCGTCTATTCAGAAGGAAGAGCTTTCCCTTTGTAAAACGCCTGGAAAGGAGAAGAAAGATGGATTCAATTTGCATTACATGTGCTATGGGATAAACTACAGCGAACAAAAGCTATACGTTGTTATACAAAAGGATGATAGCGAAGAAAATTATCAACTTTTGATCTTGAAGGTAGCTGATGGCTCCACTTTGAAATCACTTCCCATGCAGCAGTATCGGGGGCTACGGTACTTGGCCATTTGTCATGATAAAATCTATATGACATCTGACTCAGGCACTTTGCGATTTAAGAAGCGGACAGAGGATATAAAGATTGTTGAAAAGGATAGGTTTTCGTACGGCATCATCGAAGTCGATGGGGACATCATTGTCTGCAATAAGTCCAGGAACAGTATTCACACGGTTTCCCGAAGCAGCAAATTGGCTTACTTCTCTGGTAGAAGGGAGCTCCTGGCGATTCCGAAGCCCCTTGCACTTTGTTACTGTCCGGACACAAAGAGACTGTTTGTTTCTCAGTCAAGAGAGTGCGGCGGTCGAGCAAACGTGTTGACTGTTCGTCAGATGAAATAG
- the LOC128214981 gene encoding uncharacterized protein LOC128214981 isoform X2 produces the protein MSLRLKKSWIKMTKSSAADDTGEDKTQAKDIERSSDEGSGSVDQAIICKAEDEVACEITGCVVLNSKSIVVADRWNTSLKLLSTDASKPEVISCLKLECTPFDLTLTLGDKIAVTVPEEKKIVFASIQKEELSLCDAPGKEKKDGLYLHYKCYGINYSEQKLYVVIQKDDSEENYQLLILNVADGSTLKSFPMQQYRGLRYLAICHDKIYMTSDSGTLRFKKRTEDIKIVEKNRFSHGIIVVDGDIIVCNKSRNSVHTVSRSKFAYFAGRRELLEIPKPLALCYCPDKKRLFVSQSRESGGRANVLTVCQMK, from the exons ATGAGTCTTAGGTTGAAAAAGAGTTGGATAAAAATGACGAAGTCCAGCGCTGCTGATGACACTGGTGAAGATAAAACCCAAGCAAAG GATATTGAGCGATCTTCTGATGAAGGTTCAGGCTCCGTTGATCAGGCAATTATTTGCAAGGCAGAGGACGAAGTAGCGTGTGAAATTACCGGATGCGTTGTTTTGAATTCCAAAAGCATTGTTGTAGCCGACCGCTGGAACACGTCATTGAAACTATTGAGCACAGACGCTTCCAAGCCCGAAGTTATAAGCTGCTTGAAGCTAGAATGTACCCCGTTTGACTTGACACTGACCCTTGGGGACAAGATCGCAGTAACAGTTCCAGAGGAGAAGAAGATAGTGTTTGCGTCTATTCAGAAGGAAGAGCTTTCTCTTTGTGATGCGCCTGGAAAGGAGAAGAAAGATGGATTATATTTGCATTACAAGTGCTATGGGATAAACTACAGCGAACAAAAGCTATACGTTGTTATACAAAAGGATGATAGCGAAGAAAATTATCAACTTTTGATCTTGAATGTAGCTGATGGCTCCACTTTGAAATCATTTCCCATGCAGCAGTATCGGGGGCTACGGTACTTGGCCATTTGTCATGATAAAATCTATATGACATCTGACTCGGGCACTTTGCGATTTAAGAAGCGGACAGAAGATATAAAGATTGTTGAAAAGAATAGATTTTCGCACGGCATCATCGTAGTCGATGGGGACATCATTGTCTGCAATAAGTCCAGGAACAGTGTTCACACGGTTTCCCGAAGTAAATTCGCTTACTTCGCTGGTAGAAGGGAACTCCTTGAGATTCCGAAGCCCCTGGCACTTTGTTACTGTCCGGACAAAAAGAGACTGTTTGTTTCCCAGTCAAGAGAGAGTGGGGGTAGAGCAAACGTGTTGACTGTTTGTCAGATGAAGTAG
- the LOC128215079 gene encoding uncharacterized protein LOC128215079, protein MRSFQWNEHRRLCSEHFVGFRGPSFQHTLPSMFPTETGATKTFQPTLLDEDVGDDDDGDTVNDDLDLELSNDDSIQPQLSFVSPSGHAIDTSVHLHDYCMGPVLQPQNQSFRCCDTQTENNCAVMEVQTEESFLGKTADFSSQTEHSTRDFGVQCQLPMLTYDDVKYNDDLVSFYTGIPNRVVFEALFDEIKDEAEVRTSRRKLNYKDSDGGRPRTLSVLDEFFMVLMRLRLGLLFEDLGTRFCISTSQCSDIVERWINYLHVQLSFLVQWPSREVVKNNMPEQFKEKYSNTRIIIDCTEIYSETSSSLSLKSLMYSDYKSHMTHKILVGISPNGVVTFVSDCWVGCTSDKKLTEKCGLLDLLEEGDAIMVDKGFTITDLTTPRGIHLIIPPFKQKGKQFSKREVLLTKDIASLRIHVERQMERIKNFRILHGNIPITQSRRISKVFKICTYLTNLWPPLVQ, encoded by the exons ATGAGATCGTTCCAGTGGAATGAACACAGACGATTGTGTAGTGAGCATTTTGTTGGCTTCAGAGGACCTTCATTCCAGCATACACTTCCATCTATGTTTCCAACTGAGACTGGTGCTACCAAAACCTTCCAGCcaacg CTCCTTGATGAAGAcgtaggtgatgatgatgatggtgatacggtCAATGACGATTTAGACCTAGAACTGTCAAATGATGATAGTATACAGCCACAACTGTCATTTGTATCCCCTTCCGGGCATGCCATTGATACCTCTGTCCACCTGCATGATTACTGCATGGGACCAGTACTACAGCCACAGAATCAGTCCTTTag atGTTGTGACACACAGACTGAGAACAACTGTGCAGTGATGGAAGTACAAACTGAAGAAAGTTTCCTGGGAAAAACAGCAGACTTCAGTTCACAAACAGAACATTCTACTAGAGACTTTGGTGTACAATGTCAGCTACCTATGCTCACATATGATGACGTAAAATACAATGACGATTTGGTCAGTTTTTACACCGGAATCCCTAATCGAGTTGTGTTTGAAGCtttgtttgatgaaatcaaGGATGAAGCTGAAGTGCGGACATCAAGGCGGAAACTTAACTATAAAGATTCAGATGGAGGACGGCCAAGAACTCTAAGTGTTCTGGATGAATTTTTCATGGTGCTGATGCGCCTACGTCTAGGTCTGTTATTTGAAGATCTAGGTACTAGGTTTTGCATATCCACTTCACAATGTAGTGACATTGTTGAAAGATGGATcaactatttacatgtacaattatcctTTCTTGTTCAATGGCCATCTCGTGAGGTAGTgaaaaataacatgcctgaacaatttaaagagaaatattctAACACTAGAATTATTATCGACTGCACTGAAATTTACAGTGAAACATCCAGTTctctttctttgaaaagtttaatgtaCAGTGATTACAAGTCTCACATGACTCATAAGATTTTGGTGGGTATAAGCCCAAATGGTGTTGTAACTTTTGTTTCTGACTGTTGGGTGGGCTGTACCAGTGACAAGAAACTCACAGAAAAATGTGGACTCTTGGACTTGCTTGAAGAAGGAGACGCCATAATGGTTGATAAGGGTTTCACTATTACAGACCTTACTACTCCAAGAGGCATTCATCTCATTATTCCACCATTTAAacagaaaggaaaacaattctCTAAACGTGAGGTTCTCCTTACAAAAGATATTGCAAGTTTACGAATACATGTTGAAAGGCAAATGGAGAGAATCAAGAACTTTCGAATATTGCATGGCAATATTCCTATAACACAGTCAAGGAGAATTTCtaaagtgttcaaaatatgcacatatttgacaAATCTATGGCCACCACTTGTTCAATAA